In Necator americanus strain Aroian chromosome IV, whole genome shotgun sequence, the following proteins share a genomic window:
- a CDS encoding hypothetical protein (NECATOR_CHRIV.G15248.T1), which produces MAEHSNHIRHVLLYEFESGQPVAEAHLNLSQVFGTEAPSERSVRALFQRFRAGNKKVEDENRSGRPTAISFGELKNLAEQHPYEDVQYFAASLSCSLSIVSNGLRSL; this is translated from the coding sequence atggccgaacattccaaccatattcgacacgtactcctttacgagttcgaatctggccaacccgttgctgaagcccatctaaacttaagtcaagtatttggcactgaagccccttctgagcggtctgtgcgcgccttgttccagcgcttcagagccggaaacaagaaagtCGAAGATGAGaatcgctctggtcgaccgactgcaatatcgttcggcgaactgaagaatctggcggagcagcatccatatgaagatGTGCAGTactttgctgccagtcttagCTGTTCGCTGTCTatcgtgagcaatggactgcgatctctctga
- a CDS encoding hypothetical protein (NECATOR_CHRIV.G15249.T1) has product MMVLYVNHTHKRAWCAADEMPDLFVKGEIHEKKVILSVWWGVHGTYRFELLPRSTAPNCKDWLTRSARSTRSSTTFACCTITRVLTSRRRLPRKFWSSDGKFYAPHCPDLAPSDNHLFRSLQHHLEEKRYDDRDHLENDLRSFFASKSPDFHAKGIRDFLRRWQKLFDVDGDYFVE; this is encoded by the coding sequence atgatgGTCCTCTatgtcaaccacacccacaaacgtgcgtggtgcgctgccgatgaaatgccggatcttttcgtgaaaggtgaaatccatgagaaaaaGGTCATactgagcgtctggtggggagttcatggaacctaccgtttcgaactgctgccgaggtctactgcgcccAATTGCAAAGACTGGctgacaagatccgcaaggagcacccgaagctcgacaacattcgcctgctgcacgataacgcgcgtCCTCACATCGCGgagaagacttcccagaaaattctggagctcggatgggaagttctacgcGCCCCACTGCCCAGACCTGGCCCCGAGCGAcaaccacctcttccgatcgcttcagcatcatctggaagagaagcgctacgatgatcgtgaccacctcgaaaatgaccttcggagtttcttcgcctccaagtcgccggatttccacgccaaaggaatccgtgattttttgagacgttggcagaagcttttcgatgttgatggagattatttcgtcgaataa
- a CDS encoding hypothetical protein (NECATOR_CHRIV.G15250.T1), translating to MKRIFNMIGKRTKDAHFQQKAVKKMEEIEKGEKILAPKVPTEEKRFQEAQGDEKVREALNKKDETLINNMNKMKITSTDPVERWTSVKNLPTRESEWLHRNDPVWEYGFYEPEEKRIPKNKLMFREALEVLRARQEVEDDEQTPAAAKRREQARAIYDEHKAVARVDKEMLEDMWEYFRPFVRKDKQKVVSKFELQQLQAHLQGMSDETSLLEGTRDGFRKLFERNKDALKQYDKLDEAERKQLQEAISEQRRAERDRLSSRLKDIEYVEEQTKQTVAEARKKADESKEDK from the exons ATGAAACGGATTTTCAACATGATTGGAAAAAGGACTAAGGATGCTCACTTCCAACAAAAAgccgttaaaaaaatggaagagatcGAAAAAGGTGAGAAAATCCTGGCTCCCAAAGTtcctacagaagaaaaaaggtttcaaGAAGCGCAAGGAGATGAGAAGGTCAGAGAG GCTTTGAACAAGAAAGATGAAACTTTAATCAACAAcatgaacaaaatgaaaatcacCTCAACAGATCCAGTAGAACGATGGACTTCAGTCAA AAATCTACCAACACGTGAATCCGAATGGCTTCACAGAAATGATCCTGTTTGGGAGTACGGTTTCTACGAACCCGAAGAAAAGCGAATaccaaaaaataaacttatgTTTAGAGAAGCTTTAGAG GTGTTACGAGCTAGACAAGAAGTTGAAGATGATGAACAAACTCCTGCTGCCGCTAAACGACG AGAGCAAGCGCGTGCTATTTATGATGAACACAAAGCTGTCGCACGAGTGGATAAGGAAATGCTTGAAGATATGTGGGAGTACTTCCGTCCTTTCGTAAGGAAAGACAAGCAGAAG GTTGTATCAAAGTTTGAGCTCCAACAACTCCAAGCACATCTGCAAGGTATGTCTGACGAAACGAGTCTGCTCGAAGGAACTAGAGATGGTTTCCGAAAACTTTTTGAACGGAATAAGGATGCGCTTAAACAGTATGACAAG CTAGATGAAGCTGAAAGGAAGCAATTACAAGAAGCAATTTCGGAACAAAGAAGAGCTGAAAGAGATCGGCTAAGTTCTCGGTTAAAGGACATTGAATAC GTGGAAGAACAAACTAAACAGACAGTGGCAGAAGCGAGGAAAAAGGCTGATGAATCGAAGGAAGACAAGTGA
- a CDS encoding hypothetical protein (NECATOR_CHRIV.G15250.T2), with translation MIGKRTKDAHFQQKAVKKMEEIEKGEKILAPKVPTEEKRFQEAQGDEKVREALNKKDETLINNMNKMKITSTDPVERWTSVKNLPTRESEWLHRNDPVWEEALEVLRARQEVEDDEQTPAAAKRREQARAIYDEHKAVARVDKEMLEDMWEYFRPFVRKDKQKVVSKFELQQLQAHLQGMSDETSLLEGTRDGFRKLFERNKDALKQYDKLDEAERKQLQEAISEQRRAERDRLSSRLKDIEYVEEQTKQTVAEARKKADESKEDK, from the exons ATGATTGGAAAAAGGACTAAGGATGCTCACTTCCAACAAAAAgccgttaaaaaaatggaagagatcGAAAAAGGTGAGAAAATCCTGGCTCCCAAAGTtcctacagaagaaaaaaggtttcaaGAAGCGCAAGGAGATGAGAAGGTCAGAGAG GCTTTGAACAAGAAAGATGAAACTTTAATCAACAAcatgaacaaaatgaaaatcacCTCAACAGATCCAGTAGAACGATGGACTTCAGTCAA AAATCTACCAACACGTGAATCCGAATGGCTTCACAGAAATGATCCTGTTTGGGA AGAAGCTTTAGAG GTGTTACGAGCTAGACAAGAAGTTGAAGATGATGAACAAACTCCTGCTGCCGCTAAACGACG AGAGCAAGCGCGTGCTATTTATGATGAACACAAAGCTGTCGCACGAGTGGATAAGGAAATGCTTGAAGATATGTGGGAGTACTTCCGTCCTTTCGTAAGGAAAGACAAGCAGAAG GTTGTATCAAAGTTTGAGCTCCAACAACTCCAAGCACATCTGCAAGGTATGTCTGACGAAACGAGTCTGCTCGAAGGAACTAGAGATGGTTTCCGAAAACTTTTTGAACGGAATAAGGATGCGCTTAAACAGTATGACAAG CTAGATGAAGCTGAAAGGAAGCAATTACAAGAAGCAATTTCGGAACAAAGAAGAGCTGAAAGAGATCGGCTAAGTTCTCGGTTAAAGGACATTGAATAC GTGGAAGAACAAACTAAACAGACAGTGGCAGAAGCGAGGAAAAAGGCTGATGAATCGAAGGAAGACAAGTGA
- a CDS encoding hypothetical protein (NECATOR_CHRIV.G15251.T1) gives MRVAVGMSGGVDSAVAAWLLKKRGFNVTGVYMINWDHVEEGSVTCPRTKDEADARRVCEKLDIPFATVNFVKEYWNEVFIKMVDNYRRGRTVVPDIACNSRIKFEHLHHYVIENLGADFIATGHYASTSLGDFQEKRETGSGIRLLCGTDPLKDQTYFLCTLRQEQLRRAMFPIGSLTKTKVRQIARQQGLDEVADKAESMGICFVGKRKDFEGFIDQYIEPRTGKILTVDGKYIGQHEGVHHFTLGKRIAIQGCHLGYFVAKINAASNIVYACEGSYHPCLYATDFCVQEPQWIERNPLLGVDEAVLECRIQRGHPPVTCLLRRINRDHLSVRPAIPLRAVADGQTCVFYSNKECLGGSEVQWVTSTLQYS, from the exons ATGAGAGTGGCTGTAGGGATGTCAGGAGGAGTAGACAGTGCAGTAGCAGCCTGGTTATTGAAGAAGAGAGGATTCAACGTCACTGGCGTTTACATG ATAAACTGGGATCATGTTGAAGAGGGAAGTGTCACATGTCCACGTACAAAGGATGAAGCTGATGCGCGACGAGTCTGTGAAAAGTTGGATATCCCATTTGCTACAGTGAATTTTGTCAAAGAATACTGGAATGAGGTATTTAT AAAAATGGTGGACAACTATCGTCGCGGACGAACAGTAGTGCCAGATATCGCGTGTAACAGCCGTATCAAATTTGAACATCTTCATCATTATGTGATCGAAAATCTTGGTGCGGATTTTATTGCAACTGGTCATTATGCTAGCACGTCGTTGGgtgattttcaagaaaaacgagaaactGGATCAG GCATTCGATTGTTGTGTGGAACAGATCCACTTAAGGATCAAACTTACTTCTTATGCACGTTACGTCAAGAACAACTGAGAAGAGCTATGTTTCCTATTGGTTCACTaacgaaaacaaaagttcGACAGATAGCACGACAGCAAGGCTTAGACGAAGTTGCCGACAAAGCTGAG AGTATGGGTATCTGCTTTGTAGGTAAAAGGAAGGATTTTGAAGGCTTCATAGATCAA TATATCGAGCCTAGGACCGGCAAAATTTTAACCGTGGATGGTAAATATATCGGCCAACACGAAGGCGTACATCATTTTACGCTAGGAAAACGAATAGCGATACAGGGATGTCATCTTGGGTACTTTGTTGCTAAAATTAATGCTGCTAGCAACATTGTTTATGCG TGCGAAGGCTCCTACCATCCTTGTCTGTATGCGACAGATTTCTGTGTGCAGGAACCGCAATGGATCGAAAGGAATCCTTTGTTAG GCGTTGACGAAGCAGTACTTGAATGCCGAATTCAACGTGGCCATCCACCAGTGACTTGCCTGCTGAGACGGATAAATCGAGATCATTTATCTGTACGACCAGCAATTCCGCTTCGAGCTGTCGCTGATGGACAG ACATGTGTGTTCTACAGTAATAAGGAATGCCTTGGAGGAAGCGAAGTACAGTGGGTCACCTCAACATTACAGTACAGCTGA